A genomic stretch from Bacillus sp. E(2018) includes:
- a CDS encoding DUF309 domain-containing protein — MTYPKPWIEYLVYFHRDQDYFECHEVLEEHWKDEGMKGDLWPGLIQLAVAQYHHRRGNYNGAKRMILSCKVKLQKEKLKLKELGLEVEPFFKLLDKSIQKIELQEPFESIALPLTTELFQTCLLEANASEEGWNSETKMDDTIIHKHSLRDRSSVIDERNRQKQNKNRSF, encoded by the coding sequence GTGACTTATCCAAAACCTTGGATTGAATACTTGGTGTATTTTCATAGAGATCAAGATTACTTTGAATGTCATGAAGTGCTTGAAGAGCATTGGAAAGACGAAGGAATGAAAGGGGATCTGTGGCCCGGATTGATTCAGCTTGCTGTAGCGCAATACCATCATCGGCGCGGAAACTACAATGGAGCTAAACGAATGATCTTGAGCTGCAAAGTAAAACTACAAAAAGAAAAATTAAAGCTGAAAGAACTCGGGTTAGAAGTTGAACCCTTTTTTAAACTACTCGATAAAAGTATACAAAAAATTGAGCTACAGGAACCTTTTGAGTCGATAGCTCTACCTCTGACGACGGAGTTATTCCAAACTTGCTTATTAGAAGCAAACGCCTCTGAAGAAGGTTGGAACTCAGAAACTAAAATGGATGACACCATCATTCATAAGCACTCTTTAAGGGACCGTTCCTCTGTTATTGATGAAAGAAATCGACAAAAACAAAACAAAAATAGATCCTTTTAA
- a CDS encoding peptidylprolyl isomerase codes for MKKGSMEFENGEKIVFDLYQEEAPGTVENFEKLANEGFYNGVTFHRVIPGFVAQGGDPTGTGAGGPGYSIPCETAGNPHKHVAGSLSMAHAGRDTGGSQFFIVHEPQPHLNGVHTVFGQVTEGMETVLRIKQGDVMKEVKVWEE; via the coding sequence ATGAAAAAAGGTTCAATGGAATTTGAAAACGGCGAAAAAATTGTATTTGATCTGTATCAGGAGGAAGCACCTGGAACAGTAGAAAACTTTGAAAAACTTGCAAACGAAGGATTTTACAACGGTGTAACGTTCCACCGTGTTATCCCTGGATTTGTAGCTCAAGGTGGAGATCCAACAGGAACTGGAGCTGGCGGTCCTGGTTATTCTATTCCTTGTGAAACTGCAGGAAATCCACACAAGCACGTGGCAGGATCTCTTTCAATGGCGCATGCTGGTCGCGATACAGGTGGAAGCCAATTCTTTATCGTACACGAGCCACAGCCGCACTTGAACGGTGTTCATACTGTTTTTGGACAAGTTACAGAAGGTATGGAAACAGTTCTTCGTATTAAGCAAGGTGATGTAATGAAAGAAGTTAAAGTTTGGGAAGAATAA
- the sigF gene encoding RNA polymerase sporulation sigma factor SigF — MDVEVKGSKSEPFLKDEEIKLLIKQSQDGDQSARDTIVEKNMRLVWSVVQRFLNRGYEADDLFQIGSIGLLKSVDKFDLSYDVRFSTYAVPMIIGEIQRFIRDDGTVKVSRSLKETGNKVRKAKDELSKKLGRTPTISEVAEFLEIAVEDVIMAQDAVRAPQSIHETVYENDGDPITLLDQISDHSENKWFDKIAVKDIMDKLDERERLIVYLRYFKDQTQSEVADRLAISQVQVSRLEKKILLFMKNQMET; from the coding sequence ATGGATGTCGAGGTGAAAGGCAGCAAAAGTGAACCTTTTCTTAAGGATGAAGAGATTAAGTTATTGATCAAACAGAGTCAGGATGGAGATCAGTCAGCACGTGATACGATTGTTGAAAAGAACATGCGGCTTGTCTGGTCTGTGGTTCAGCGCTTTTTAAACAGAGGTTATGAAGCAGACGACCTCTTTCAAATCGGCTCTATCGGGCTATTAAAATCTGTTGATAAATTTGATCTTTCTTATGATGTGAGGTTCTCCACGTATGCAGTGCCTATGATCATCGGTGAGATACAGCGCTTCATCAGAGATGATGGAACAGTTAAAGTCAGCAGATCATTAAAAGAGACCGGTAACAAAGTGCGTAAAGCAAAAGATGAACTATCTAAAAAGCTTGGGAGAACACCTACTATTTCAGAAGTGGCAGAATTTCTAGAGATTGCAGTGGAAGATGTTATTATGGCGCAGGATGCTGTACGAGCTCCACAATCGATTCATGAGACGGTTTATGAAAACGATGGTGATCCCATTACGCTACTCGACCAAATTTCGGATCATTCGGAAAACAAGTGGTTCGATAAGATCGCGGTCAAAGATATTATGGATAAGCTTGATGAGAGAGAGCGGCTGATCGTGTATTTAAGGTATTTTAAAGACCAAACGCAATCCGAAGTAGCCGATCGGCTAGCCATTTCTCAAGTACAGGTATCCAGGCTCGAAAAGAAAATACTATTGTTTATGAAAAACCAGATGGAGACTTAA
- a CDS encoding stage V sporulation protein AA, with the protein MDKTVYLRMRQRVQVIQHQKVTIGEVAQIVASDELEETIKGYIIHEVTPEDKHLIVIDVMRVIATIQKKKPGLDVQTIGPAQSILEIQMQQKKLAPVYFVLVWLLLFTGSALAIMNFHEDVSMQLVHQKIYFMITGHYKEQPLLLQIPYSFGLGLGMILFFNHLFRKRLNEEPSPLEVEMFNYQQDLDQYVIVHENKETERKINGD; encoded by the coding sequence TTGGATAAAACGGTATACCTGCGTATGCGTCAACGTGTACAGGTCATTCAGCATCAGAAAGTCACGATTGGTGAAGTTGCACAGATTGTAGCATCTGATGAATTAGAAGAAACCATCAAGGGATATATTATCCACGAAGTAACCCCTGAAGATAAGCATTTGATTGTGATCGATGTTATGCGTGTGATCGCTACGATTCAAAAGAAAAAGCCAGGCTTAGACGTCCAGACCATCGGACCAGCACAATCGATTCTGGAGATTCAGATGCAACAAAAAAAACTAGCACCAGTATATTTTGTTTTGGTTTGGCTTCTCCTATTTACAGGGTCGGCTCTTGCGATCATGAATTTTCATGAAGATGTAAGTATGCAGCTTGTTCACCAGAAAATCTATTTCATGATAACGGGGCATTATAAAGAGCAGCCGCTATTATTGCAGATTCCTTATTCGTTTGGTCTTGGGCTTGGTATGATTCTTTTCTTTAACCATCTTTTCCGAAAAAGACTTAATGAAGAACCAAGTCCTTTGGAAGTTGAGATGTTTAATTATCAGCAGGACCTTGATCAGTATGTAATCGTTCATGAGAACAAAGAAACAGAGAGGAAAATCAATGGGGATTAA
- the lysA gene encoding diaminopimelate decarboxylase: MNLHGTSRIGDNHHLWIGGLDTVELAKKYGTPLYLYDLSLIKNRARGFKKAFEENGVGYQVAYASKAFSSIAMFQLIEQEGLSLDVVSGGELYTALQAEFPPERIHFHGNNKSLAELEFALTAGVGCIVVDNFHEISLLKMLSSKLNKKVNILLRLTPGIEAHTHDYIITGQEDSKFGFDLGNGQGDKALQEVLAFEGFRVLGIHCHIGSQIFETEGFTLAIEKLFGHFKKWEENFSYFPSVVNLGGGFGIQYTSEDTPLSPEQYVSAMIEEVKKQMIHFEDQDLPELWIEPGRSLVGDAGTTLYSIGSQKEIEGVRHYVSIDGGMTDNIRPALYQAKYEAFVANKMNEQPTHTVSIAGKCCESGDMLIWDIELPEVCDRDFLAVSCTGAYGYSMASNYNRIQRPAVVFVENGEEQLVVKRETYEDLIKNDVPLKSNVFV; encoded by the coding sequence GTGAATTTACACGGAACATCAAGAATTGGAGATAATCATCATCTATGGATCGGTGGTTTAGATACAGTGGAGCTTGCAAAAAAATACGGAACGCCGCTTTATCTGTACGATCTATCCTTAATTAAAAATAGAGCAAGAGGCTTCAAAAAAGCTTTCGAGGAAAATGGGGTAGGGTATCAAGTTGCTTATGCTTCGAAAGCTTTTTCCTCCATTGCCATGTTTCAGCTTATCGAGCAAGAAGGATTAAGTCTGGACGTAGTTTCAGGCGGTGAACTTTACACAGCACTTCAAGCTGAATTTCCGCCTGAGAGAATACATTTTCATGGAAACAACAAGAGCTTAGCAGAATTAGAATTTGCACTTACTGCTGGAGTAGGCTGTATTGTAGTGGATAACTTTCATGAGATTTCCTTATTAAAAATGCTGAGCAGCAAGCTGAACAAAAAAGTAAACATCCTTCTTCGTTTAACTCCGGGAATTGAAGCTCATACCCATGATTACATCATAACAGGTCAGGAAGATTCGAAGTTTGGGTTTGACTTAGGAAATGGTCAAGGAGACAAAGCACTTCAAGAAGTTCTTGCATTTGAAGGCTTTCGAGTATTAGGGATTCATTGTCATATTGGATCTCAAATCTTTGAAACAGAAGGGTTCACCCTAGCGATTGAAAAGTTGTTTGGTCACTTCAAGAAGTGGGAAGAAAACTTTAGCTATTTTCCAAGTGTCGTAAATCTTGGAGGCGGGTTCGGTATTCAATATACATCAGAGGATACGCCGCTTTCTCCTGAACAGTACGTTTCTGCGATGATTGAAGAAGTGAAGAAACAAATGATTCACTTTGAAGATCAAGATCTGCCTGAACTTTGGATAGAACCGGGACGCTCACTCGTAGGTGATGCAGGTACGACCCTCTACTCGATCGGCTCGCAAAAAGAGATCGAAGGAGTTAGACACTATGTTTCCATTGATGGCGGGATGACTGATAACATTCGTCCTGCACTCTATCAAGCCAAATATGAAGCATTTGTAGCGAATAAGATGAACGAACAACCAACTCACACTGTATCGATCGCAGGAAAATGCTGTGAGAGCGGTGATATGTTGATCTGGGATATTGAACTTCCAGAAGTATGTGATCGTGACTTCTTAGCCGTATCCTGTACCGGAGCTTACGGTTACAGTATGGCGAGCAACTATAATAGAATCCAGCGGCCGGCAGTGGTTTTTGTAGAAAACGGTGAAGAACAACTGGTCGTTAAGCGTGAAACGTATGAAGACCTCATCAAGAACGATGTTCCGCTAAAATCGAATGTTTTTGTGTAA
- the spoVAD gene encoding stage V sporulation protein AD produces the protein MNLLGRQTWKFANNIYLNAAGTAVGPMESEGPLGKYFDKTYNNLHCGQKNWELAERQLMEDAINACLHKVKMKPEDINFLLAGDLLNQIVSSNYTARGNGIPFLGVFGACSTSMESLALGAALVDGGYANRIVAAVSSHNATAERQFRYPTEYGGQKPDTATFTVTGAGAALVSKEVSDIRITSATVGKVVDLGIKDPFDMGSAMAPAAADTIAAHFKEMNVQPDEYDLIATGDLSGVGAPIVKMLLKEQGYDVSDNHRDCGLMIYRSGQQVFAGGSGCACSAVVTYGYILDEIRKGNLKKVLMVATGALLNPVMVQQKESIPTVAHGVVLERAEGGQ, from the coding sequence ATGAACTTATTAGGAAGACAAACATGGAAATTTGCAAATAACATTTACTTAAATGCTGCAGGTACAGCAGTAGGTCCCATGGAAAGCGAAGGGCCATTAGGCAAGTATTTTGATAAAACGTATAACAACCTTCACTGCGGACAAAAGAATTGGGAACTTGCTGAACGTCAGTTGATGGAAGATGCGATCAATGCATGTTTACACAAAGTAAAGATGAAGCCCGAAGATATCAATTTCTTGTTAGCGGGAGACTTGTTAAACCAGATTGTTTCGTCCAACTATACAGCTAGAGGAAACGGTATACCTTTTCTCGGTGTGTTCGGGGCATGTTCAACATCAATGGAATCACTCGCGTTAGGTGCAGCTTTAGTAGATGGCGGGTATGCGAATCGAATCGTCGCGGCAGTAAGCTCTCACAACGCTACAGCTGAAAGACAGTTTAGATATCCTACCGAATACGGCGGGCAAAAGCCAGATACCGCTACGTTTACCGTAACAGGTGCAGGTGCTGCGCTTGTAAGCAAAGAGGTCTCTGATATTAGAATCACATCAGCAACGGTAGGAAAAGTAGTGGATTTAGGAATCAAAGATCCTTTCGATATGGGTTCAGCGATGGCTCCGGCAGCGGCTGACACGATCGCGGCACATTTCAAAGAGATGAATGTTCAGCCTGATGAGTACGATTTGATCGCGACAGGTGATCTTTCAGGAGTCGGTGCACCAATCGTTAAGATGCTATTAAAAGAACAAGGCTATGATGTATCTGACAATCACCGAGACTGCGGATTGATGATCTATCGCAGTGGACAGCAGGTTTTTGCTGGAGGCAGTGGATGTGCGTGTTCTGCAGTCGTAACGTACGGATATATTTTAGATGAAATTCGAAAAGGCAATCTAAAGAAAGTTTTAATGGTCGCAACGGGGGCATTATTAAACCCGGTAATGGTTCAACAAAAAGAGAGTATTCCGACGGTTGCTCACGGTGTTGTTCTAGAGCGAGCGGAAGGAGGGCAATAA
- a CDS encoding D-alanyl-D-alanine carboxypeptidase family protein, which translates to MKGVISGLLSICLLASFAIPKADAAEKAKEKIKLAEQSHSAILMEQDSGSVLFEKNSHEKLPPASMTKIMTMILIMEAIDKGKINWNDKIRVSEYAASMGGSQIFLEPGEEMRVEDMVKGIAIGSANDASVAMAEHIAGSVDSFVNRMNDKAKELGLNDTFFKNPTGLPAAGHYTSAHDMAIMGKELLKHEEVTKFTGLYEDYLREETDKKFWLVNTNRLVKFYPGVDGLKTGFTNEAKYCLTATANKNGMRVIAVVMGAPSPKDRNAQVTSMLDYAFTQFSTKKLYTRHEIVKEVKVQKAEKSKLPVVTSEHISLLLKKGETAKKVKTEVNVDKDLKLPVKKGQQIGSLKIYNGNKLITESPVLASETVKKASWWKLFKRTAAQMSKSS; encoded by the coding sequence ATGAAAGGCGTTATTTCAGGTCTACTAAGTATTTGTTTGCTGGCTTCTTTTGCAATTCCAAAAGCTGATGCAGCAGAAAAAGCAAAAGAAAAAATAAAGCTTGCAGAACAGAGCCACTCGGCCATTTTAATGGAACAAGATAGTGGGAGTGTACTGTTCGAAAAGAATAGTCATGAGAAGTTGCCACCAGCGAGCATGACAAAGATCATGACGATGATATTGATTATGGAAGCTATCGATAAAGGCAAGATCAACTGGAACGATAAGATCCGTGTAAGTGAATATGCAGCAAGCATGGGAGGGTCTCAAATCTTCCTTGAACCTGGTGAAGAGATGCGTGTAGAAGACATGGTAAAAGGCATAGCGATCGGAAGCGCGAACGATGCATCAGTCGCTATGGCTGAACATATCGCTGGTTCTGTTGATTCTTTTGTAAATCGGATGAACGATAAAGCGAAAGAACTCGGGTTAAACGATACGTTCTTTAAAAATCCTACAGGACTTCCTGCAGCAGGTCATTACACATCTGCTCATGATATGGCGATTATGGGAAAAGAGCTTCTTAAGCATGAGGAAGTTACAAAGTTCACAGGGCTTTATGAAGATTATTTAAGAGAAGAAACAGACAAGAAGTTTTGGCTTGTTAATACAAACAGACTTGTAAAATTTTATCCTGGTGTAGATGGATTAAAAACAGGTTTTACGAATGAAGCAAAATATTGTTTAACGGCTACAGCAAACAAAAACGGGATGAGAGTAATCGCAGTTGTTATGGGAGCACCTTCTCCTAAAGATCGAAACGCTCAGGTCACGTCTATGCTTGACTATGCTTTTACTCAGTTTTCAACGAAAAAACTCTATACAAGGCATGAAATTGTAAAAGAAGTTAAAGTACAAAAAGCAGAAAAATCTAAGCTTCCTGTCGTTACTTCTGAACATATTTCTCTTTTATTGAAAAAAGGCGAAACAGCAAAGAAAGTAAAAACAGAAGTAAACGTGGATAAAGATTTGAAGTTACCGGTGAAAAAAGGACAACAGATTGGTTCTTTAAAAATTTATAACGGGAACAAGCTGATTACAGAAAGTCCAGTATTGGCATCAGAGACGGTGAAAAAAGCATCTTGGTGGAAACTTTTCAAACGAACAGCAGCACAAATGTCAAAATCCTCATAA
- a CDS encoding stage V sporulation protein AB → MGIKVLLVAFIGFGGGITVGSGLVALITVLGIVPRLMQLSKTYRYIRGYELSIILGAVIGGWMNLRNASIGFPAFFLVPIGLFTGIFIGMLAAALTEVLNVLPILAKRVGFGEKIIIILMAIVLGKISGSLFHWMYYINH, encoded by the coding sequence ATGGGGATTAAAGTTTTGCTCGTTGCGTTTATTGGTTTTGGTGGTGGGATAACAGTAGGTTCAGGTCTTGTCGCTCTCATAACAGTTCTTGGAATCGTACCCAGGCTCATGCAGCTCTCTAAAACGTATCGATACATTAGAGGTTATGAGTTAAGTATCATATTAGGCGCTGTAATCGGAGGTTGGATGAATCTCAGAAACGCTTCGATCGGGTTTCCTGCTTTCTTCTTAGTACCGATTGGTCTGTTTACAGGAATCTTTATTGGGATGTTAGCAGCAGCGTTAACAGAAGTATTGAACGTCCTTCCGATTCTTGCTAAAAGAGTAGGGTTTGGAGAGAAAATTATCATTATATTGATGGCGATTGTACTTGGGAAAATCTCAGGATCTTTGTTTCATTGGATGTACTACATTAATCATTAA
- the spoVAC gene encoding stage V sporulation protein AC, whose protein sequence is MATKEEQQAYAEKIKSIQPKPPYVLNCLKAFLVGGIICTIGQAIQMFYMTYFNFTQETAGNPTVATLILIAALLTGLGVYDKIGQFAGAGSVVPVTGFANAVTSAALEHKSEGLVLGVATNLFKLAGAVIVFGAVSAYVFGMIRYIFQHLT, encoded by the coding sequence ATGGCAACAAAAGAAGAACAACAGGCATATGCCGAGAAAATTAAGTCGATTCAGCCTAAACCGCCATATGTTTTAAATTGTTTAAAAGCTTTTTTAGTAGGTGGCATCATCTGTACGATCGGTCAAGCGATACAAATGTTTTATATGACTTACTTTAATTTTACGCAAGAAACAGCGGGGAATCCGACTGTTGCCACACTTATTCTGATAGCAGCACTATTAACGGGGCTCGGAGTATACGATAAGATCGGTCAATTCGCAGGTGCGGGTTCTGTTGTGCCTGTAACAGGTTTTGCCAACGCGGTTACGAGTGCCGCATTAGAACATAAAAGTGAAGGTTTAGTACTTGGAGTGGCTACAAATCTGTTCAAATTAGCTGGAGCTGTTATTGTATTCGGAGCTGTTTCCGCCTACGTTTTTGGTATGATCCGCTACATCTTTCAGCATCTGACATAA
- a CDS encoding spore germination protein, whose protein sequence is MATEKNKTPISKNIEDTERFLKERLGIGVSFDVGVRKIFVLKKELQLYYCTGLCDSEFIIMIYRELMDMDHGHRAPSKVKDLVHNHLAHQQVEITKSLDEAVDRMLSGLIVIFIDGEEEAFVVDVRSYPGRSPEEPDIEKVVRGARDGYTENIIINTALTRRRIRDERLRHEILQVGERSKTDVCLAYIQDVADPGLVDLIRKELNSIEIDGIPMADKTIEEFIVKQGWNPFPLVRYTERPDVAAQHLMEGHVLIITDTSPSVIITPTTLFHHVQHAEEFRQTPFIGAFLRWTRFTGMMASVFLVPMWLLFSMEEQLLPPFIDFIGPNKHTNIPLFLQIIFAEIGIDILRLAAIHTPSALSTAMGLIAAVLIGQIAIDVGLFVPEVILYVAIAAIGSFSTPSYELSIANKVLRLFLIAMVMLFKVPGFIIGFTLLVLYMATIKNLNTPYLWPLLPFNPKAFLQIVVRIAVPLSKVRPSIVHPQNTKKQPTN, encoded by the coding sequence TTGGCAACCGAAAAAAATAAAACACCGATCAGTAAGAACATTGAAGATACGGAAAGGTTTTTAAAAGAGCGTTTGGGTATTGGTGTGAGTTTTGATGTTGGTGTAAGAAAGATCTTTGTCTTAAAAAAGGAGCTGCAGCTGTATTATTGTACGGGACTCTGCGACAGTGAGTTCATCATCATGATCTATCGCGAACTCATGGATATGGATCATGGTCATCGCGCACCGAGCAAAGTAAAAGATCTTGTACATAACCACCTCGCGCATCAACAAGTTGAGATCACGAAGTCGTTAGATGAAGCTGTAGACCGTATGCTTTCCGGTCTGATCGTTATATTCATAGACGGAGAAGAAGAAGCTTTTGTTGTGGATGTAAGAAGTTATCCAGGAAGGTCTCCAGAAGAACCAGATATTGAAAAAGTGGTTAGAGGAGCGCGTGATGGATACACGGAAAATATTATCATCAACACGGCTCTTACAAGAAGGCGCATCAGAGATGAACGATTACGGCACGAAATCCTTCAAGTGGGAGAACGTTCTAAAACGGATGTGTGTCTCGCTTATATTCAAGATGTAGCAGATCCAGGCCTTGTAGACCTTATTAGAAAAGAGCTTAACTCTATTGAAATCGACGGTATTCCGATGGCAGATAAGACGATCGAAGAGTTCATTGTAAAACAAGGCTGGAATCCATTTCCTTTAGTTCGTTACACGGAAAGACCAGATGTTGCTGCACAGCATTTGATGGAAGGACATGTATTAATCATCACAGATACATCACCAAGTGTTATCATCACACCTACTACACTCTTTCATCACGTACAGCATGCAGAAGAGTTTAGGCAGACTCCATTTATAGGTGCTTTTTTAAGATGGACCCGTTTTACAGGCATGATGGCTTCAGTATTCTTAGTACCGATGTGGCTTTTGTTTTCGATGGAAGAGCAATTATTACCGCCTTTCATTGATTTTATCGGTCCGAATAAACACACCAACATCCCACTGTTTCTTCAGATAATCTTTGCGGAGATCGGGATTGATATTTTAAGACTCGCGGCCATCCATACACCGAGTGCTCTATCGACCGCCATGGGTCTGATCGCAGCCGTATTGATCGGGCAGATCGCAATAGATGTAGGATTATTCGTACCTGAAGTTATTCTGTATGTTGCGATAGCGGCGATCGGATCCTTCTCCACACCAAGTTATGAGCTGAGTATCGCAAATAAAGTCCTGCGGCTTTTCTTGATTGCGATGGTTATGTTGTTTAAAGTACCAGGATTTATTATTGGATTCACATTGTTGGTTCTCTATATGGCAACGATCAAAAATCTGAACACACCTTACTTGTGGCCGCTATTACCTTTTAATCCTAAAGCGTTTCTGCAAATTGTTGTTCGAATAGCTGTTCCGCTCTCTAAAGTTCGACCGAGCATCGTACATCCGCAGAACACCAAAAAACAGCCAACTAATTAA
- the spoIIAB gene encoding anti-sigma F factor, with protein sequence MRNEMKIQFSALSQNESFARVTVAAFIAQIDPTVDELTEIKTVVSEAVTNAIIHGYENKATGMVYIEAAIEEDTIHLTIRDEGLGIRDLDQARQPLFTSKPELERSGMGFTIMENFMDSVEVISEPSYGTTIHLTKYLTKNKAMCN encoded by the coding sequence ATGAGAAATGAGATGAAGATTCAGTTTTCAGCGTTAAGTCAGAATGAATCTTTCGCGCGTGTAACGGTGGCAGCATTTATCGCACAGATCGATCCGACTGTTGATGAACTGACTGAGATCAAAACCGTTGTATCTGAGGCAGTTACCAATGCGATCATTCACGGATACGAGAACAAAGCAACTGGCATGGTTTATATTGAAGCCGCAATTGAAGAAGATACGATCCACCTTACGATTCGTGACGAAGGATTGGGGATTCGCGATCTTGATCAAGCAAGGCAACCCCTTTTTACGTCTAAGCCTGAGTTAGAACGCTCAGGAATGGGTTTTACAATCATGGAGAATTTTATGGACAGTGTAGAAGTCATCTCAGAACCGTCTTACGGAACAACGATTCATTTGACAAAATACTTAACCAAAAATAAAGCTATGTGTAATTAA
- a CDS encoding stage V sporulation protein AE, whose amino-acid sequence MVKKRVIFITDGDLYALRVVEHAAKQVGGRCISQSWGNPTRKSGIELVEMIRNTPHDPVLVMFDDCGFKGEGPGEHAMRYIHQQKDIDVIGAVAVASKTHFTEWTKVHCSMDRYGELTEFGIDKSGIPDLETGRINGDTVYILDELNLPFVVGVGDIGKMAGFDSIEKGAPITVKAIQLILERSESIGNRKK is encoded by the coding sequence ATGGTGAAGAAACGGGTCATTTTTATAACGGATGGAGATCTGTATGCATTAAGAGTCGTCGAGCATGCAGCTAAACAAGTTGGAGGACGCTGTATTTCACAATCTTGGGGAAATCCAACACGAAAAAGCGGAATAGAACTGGTAGAGATGATCCGAAATACACCTCATGACCCTGTACTTGTGATGTTTGATGACTGTGGATTTAAAGGAGAAGGTCCTGGCGAACATGCGATGAGATACATTCATCAGCAGAAAGATATTGATGTGATTGGTGCTGTAGCTGTAGCTTCCAAAACACATTTTACAGAATGGACAAAAGTGCATTGTTCGATGGACCGTTATGGGGAATTAACCGAGTTTGGAATAGATAAGAGTGGAATTCCAGACCTTGAAACAGGAAGGATAAACGGGGATACCGTTTACATCCTCGATGAATTAAACCTTCCCTTCGTTGTAGGTGTGGGGGACATCGGAAAAATGGCAGGCTTTGATTCTATTGAAAAAGGAGCTCCAATCACGGTAAAAGCCATACAACTCATTTTAGAAAGGAGCGAATCAATTGGCAACCGAAAAAAATAA
- the spoIIAA gene encoding anti-sigma F factor antagonist, which yields MGLAVNLELKHTVLCIRLDGELDHHTADMLRSQVEEYLRKHTVNHIVLNLEGLSFMDSSGLGVILGRYKQIKSQNGEMVVCAISPAVKRLFEMSGLFKIIKLEEDEELALQALGVA from the coding sequence GTGGGATTAGCTGTCAATTTGGAACTTAAACACACCGTATTATGCATCCGCTTAGACGGAGAACTTGATCACCATACAGCAGACATGCTTCGGTCACAAGTTGAAGAATATTTGAGGAAGCATACGGTAAATCATATTGTCTTAAATTTAGAAGGTTTGAGTTTCATGGATAGTTCAGGTTTAGGCGTTATATTAGGGCGTTATAAGCAGATCAAGAGTCAGAATGGTGAGATGGTGGTTTGTGCCATATCTCCAGCGGTAAAACGTCTTTTTGAAATGTCAGGACTATTTAAGATTATCAAGCTTGAAGAAGATGAAGAGCTTGCCCTTCAGGCTTTGGGGGTGGCTTAA
- the spoVAE gene encoding stage V sporulation protein AE has protein sequence MEFFWAFLIGGAICVVGQLMMDVMKLTPAHVTTSFVVIGALLDAFGIYDNLIKFAGAGATVPITSFGHSLLHGAMASAEEHGFIGIAMGIFELTSAGISSAVLFGFLVAVIFEPKG, from the coding sequence ATGGAGTTCTTTTGGGCGTTTTTAATCGGAGGCGCAATCTGTGTGGTCGGCCAGCTGATGATGGATGTTATGAAGCTGACTCCAGCTCACGTAACGACTTCCTTTGTGGTAATCGGTGCACTTCTTGATGCTTTTGGGATCTACGATAATTTGATCAAATTTGCGGGTGCGGGTGCGACCGTTCCGATAACAAGTTTTGGCCACTCCCTTCTCCACGGTGCGATGGCGTCAGCTGAAGAACACGGCTTTATCGGAATCGCCATGGGAATCTTTGAGTTAACATCTGCAGGAATTTCATCAGCTGTTTTGTTTGGATTTTTAGTAGCAGTCATCTTCGAACCAAAGGGGTGA